The Methylophilus sp. TWE2 region ATTTGCATGGTTTGCGGCGTGCCCTGCATATGCATGATGCATACGCCAGCATCGCTATTAGCCACAGCCTCCAGTGCGCCCTCTTCCTGCAAGCCTCGTATGTCATTCACGATGCTGGCACCAGCAGCAATCGCAGCACGCATGACAGCGGGTTTATAGGTATCAATTGAAATCGGGACTGGAATATCTCGTGCTATCAGTGCTTCAATCACTGGAATGACACGTCGCAATTCTTCTTCAAGGGGCACAGGCGTGGCATTTGGCCGAGTAGACTCACCACCAATATCCAATACGTCTGCGCCTTGTTCGATCAGCTCCAGCGCATGCGCGAGAGCTGCATCTCGATGGTCAAACTGGCCACCATCCGAAAAGGAATCAGGCGTGACATTGACGATACCCATGACTTTGGGTGACTCAACATTGAGATGAAAACGTCCACAGTGAAACAGCATGTCATTGAATTCCACAAAAACAAAAAGGCTGGCAACTGCCAGCCTTGTTATTTTAACTGAATGCCGGGGGATAAAACACCCGGCACATCATTCTAGACATTACTTTCGGTGCCATCACCTTTCGCCGTCGGTTGTGGCGTAGGGTTGACGATGGTACCGGTGCCGCTACCACCAGAAGTCATGGTTGGGCCATTTTTCTGTTTAGGCGCACGGACTGGTAAACCAGCCATGATGTCGTTGATCTGGTCAGCATCAATGGTTTCAAATTCCATCAACGCCTTGGTCATGGCCTCTACCTTATCACGGTTATCTTCCAGCAATTTACGCGCAATCGCATATTGCTCGTCGAGGATACGGCGGATTTCAGCATCCACTTTTTGCTGTGTCGCCTCAGACACGGTACGGGAAGACATGCTGCCCATCCATGAATCCTGTTCACTACCCGCGTAAACCATGGTACCCAAGGTGTCAGACATACCAAACTTGGTGACCATGTCACGTGCCATTTTTGTCGCACGTTCAAAGTCATTCGACGCACCAGTAGACATTTGATTCATGAAAATCTCTTCGGCAATACGGCCGCCGAACAAAATCGAAATGTCTTCCAGCATCTTGTCTTTGTAGTTGCTGATACGGTCGTGCTCAGGCAACTGCCAGGTCAGGCCTAACGCCCATCCGCGCGGCATAATGGTCACTTTGTGTACCGGGTCAGCCTTGGGCAACAGCTTGGCGACTACGGCGTGACCAGATTCGTGATACGCCGTATTCAAGCGCTCTTCCTCACGCATGACCATAGACTTGCGCTCAGGGCCCATGAAGATTTTGTCTTTGGCATCTTCAAAGTCCTGCATGTCTACGGTGCGCTTATTGCGGCGCGCTGCAAACAGGGCAGCTTCGTTCACCAGGTTGGCCAAGTCAGCACCACTAAAGCCTGGTGTACCACGGGCCAAGATATCGGCTTTGACGTCCGGGTCAATTGGTACTTTACGCATGTGCACGTTTAAGATCTGCTCGCGGCCTTTGATATCTGGCAAGCCAACCATCACCTGACGGTCAAAACGGCCTGGACGTAACAACGCTTTATCCAGCACATCAGCACGGTTAGTAGCCGCAATCACGATGACGCCTGAGTTTGCTTCAAAGCCATCCATCTCAACCAGCATCTGGTTCAGGGTTTGTTCACGTTCATCATTACCGCCACCGGTACCGGCACCACGATGACGACCGACGGCATCAATCTCGTCAATAAACACGATACAGGGCGAGTTTTTCTTGGCGGTTTCAAACATGTCACGCACACGTGCAGCACCCACGCCGACAAACATTTCAACAAAGTCTGAACCGGAAATGCTGAAGAATGGTACCTTGGCTTCACCCGCAATCGCACGAGCCAGCAAGGTTTTACCAGTCCCTGGTGGGCCTACCATCAATACGCCACGTGGAATGCGGCCACCCAGTTTCTGGAACTTGCTTGGGTCTTTCAGGAATTCGACCAGTTCAGCCACTTCTTCCTTGGCTTCGTCACAGCCTGCCACATCGGCAAAGGTTGTACTATTGTTAGACTCGTCCAATTGACGCGCCTTGCTCTTGCCAAATGAGAATGGACCACCGCCCTTGCCACCACCTTGCATCTGGCGCATGAAGAAAATCCAGACGCCAATCAGCAGAATCATCGGGAACCAGGACACGAAAATGCTCATGAGCATGGATTCATGCTCTTCTGGTTTGGCTTCCACAATCACGTTATTTTTGAGCAGGTCAGAAACCAGCCATGGATCTGAAGGCGAAAATGTATCGTAGGCTTTACCTTCATTGGTTGTCACATGCAGTGAGCGGCCATCAATTTGTACTTTTGCAACACGGCCATCTTTGACCTCTTGCATAAACTGCGAGTAAACCACCTGACCGCTACTCCTGCCCGTGCCGTTGAATTGATTAAATACCGTCATCAGCAACAAGGCGATAGCTACCCAAATCGCGATATTCTTCAGTAGATTATTCAAAGTGGTTCCTTAACTTTAAAAACAAAAGGCAGGGAGAATCCCTAAGAAAACAATGGAGGCAAAACCAAAGATTTCAAGCCTTGATGGCATTGTATACCCAATTTTTTGCTTGTGCGACGAAAACTAAACGTGTAAAAGCCCTGCATTTCAAGGTTTTCGATTTTGCCCCAGCAAATAGACTTCGCTGCTGCGATCACGTGAAGCTTTTGGCTTGCGCGTGACCACTTTTTCAAACTGGCCGCGCATCTGTTTCACAATTTCCTCAAATCCGCTGCCAATGAAAACTTTGACCAGAAAATTG contains the following coding sequences:
- the ftsH gene encoding ATP-dependent zinc metalloprotease FtsH, coding for MNNLLKNIAIWVAIALLLMTVFNQFNGTGRSSGQVVYSQFMQEVKDGRVAKVQIDGRSLHVTTNEGKAYDTFSPSDPWLVSDLLKNNVIVEAKPEEHESMLMSIFVSWFPMILLIGVWIFFMRQMQGGGKGGGPFSFGKSKARQLDESNNSTTFADVAGCDEAKEEVAELVEFLKDPSKFQKLGGRIPRGVLMVGPPGTGKTLLARAIAGEAKVPFFSISGSDFVEMFVGVGAARVRDMFETAKKNSPCIVFIDEIDAVGRHRGAGTGGGNDEREQTLNQMLVEMDGFEANSGVIVIAATNRADVLDKALLRPGRFDRQVMVGLPDIKGREQILNVHMRKVPIDPDVKADILARGTPGFSGADLANLVNEAALFAARRNKRTVDMQDFEDAKDKIFMGPERKSMVMREEERLNTAYHESGHAVVAKLLPKADPVHKVTIMPRGWALGLTWQLPEHDRISNYKDKMLEDISILFGGRIAEEIFMNQMSTGASNDFERATKMARDMVTKFGMSDTLGTMVYAGSEQDSWMGSMSSRTVSEATQQKVDAEIRRILDEQYAIARKLLEDNRDKVEAMTKALMEFETIDADQINDIMAGLPVRAPKQKNGPTMTSGGSGTGTIVNPTPQPTAKGDGTESNV
- the folP gene encoding dihydropteroate synthase — protein: MLFHCGRFHLNVESPKVMGIVNVTPDSFSDGGQFDHRDAALAHALELIEQGADVLDIGGESTRPNATPVPLEEELRRVIPVIEALIARDIPVPISIDTYKPAVMRAAIAAGASIVNDIRGLQEEGALEAVANSDAGVCIMHMQGTPQTMQIAPHYEDVVAEVKQFLRVQRDTCLSAGIAPQRIMLDPGFGFGKTRAHNIALAKALPQLLELGCPLLVGLSRKSVLGQMTGNDVDARLHASVAAAVISAMHGAHLLRVHDVKATVEALKVVAALK